A stretch of the Aphis gossypii isolate Hap1 chromosome 2, ASM2018417v2, whole genome shotgun sequence genome encodes the following:
- the LOC114120460 gene encoding uncharacterized protein LOC114120460 isoform X3, with the protein MAEKKGDELKNTEKEQHKLFPTKLAQDGSLIVNLLQSRTIDREPRVVVEKPKADNAELEKNENIFKNNNNIQYKFKLNPLAKEFSMTMPKSDSNENLVMELNSTRDNISKPITVNNAASNKSDHKRNECVENKLCIPKNTFKLNPLAKEFIMPMPKSDSNENHITELNNTRENISKPTTVNNAAPNKSDHKRDECVENKVCIPTNTFKLNPLAKEFIMPMPKSDSNENHITELNAIRENISKPTTVNNAAPNKSDHKRDECVENKVCIPTNTFKLNPLAKEFIMPMPKSDSNENHITELNAIRENISKPITVNNAASNKSDHKRNECVENKLCIPKNTFKLNPLAKEFIMPMQKCNSNENHITELNAIRENISKPTTVNNAAPNKSDRKRDECVENKVCIPNNTYKLNLLEKEFIMPMPKCNSNENHITELNATRENISKPSSVNNVALNRSDHKRDECVENKVCIPNNTYKLNLLEKEFIMPMPKCEPNENLVMELNSSCDNISKQVKDNDVVQNGSNRQRDESVETLSCIPPHKFTLNTMAKKRSISIHKSDSNKDLVMDLSSISNKVPTQLKQNEENFGQHSFNHIMDVPPEISSSRRKSKNWIVRFFTYCLKKLSFKTRR; encoded by the exons ATGGCAGAAAAAAAGGGAgatgaattgaaaaatacgGAGAAAGAACAACATAAGCTTTTTCCGACAAAGCTGGCACAAGACGGAAGCTTAATTGTTAACTTATTGcag tcAAGAACTATTGATAGAGAGCCAAGAGTGGTAGTTGAAAAACCAAAAGCTGATAACGCGGAATTAGAAAAGAACgaaaacatatttaagaacaataataatattcaatacaaatttaaattgaatccGCTTGCAAAGGAGTTCTCAATGACAATGCCGAAAAGCGATTCGAATGAAAATCTTGTGATGGAATTAAATTCAACTCGtgataaca TCTCAAAACCAATTACGGTTAATAATGCAGCATCAAATAAGAGTGATCATAAAAGGAATGAATGTGTTGAGAACAAACTTTGTATTccaaaaaatacattcaagtTGAATCCGCTTGCAAAAGAGTTCATTATGCCAATGCCGAAAAGCGATTCGAATGAAAATCATATCACGGAATTAAACAATACTCGCGAAAaca TCTCAAAACCAACTACGGTTAATAATGCAGCACCAAATAAGAGTGATCATAAAAGGGATGAATGTGTTGAGAACAAAGTGTGTATTCCAACTAATACATTCAAGTTGAATCCGCTTGCAAAAGAGTTCATTATGCCAATGCCGAAAAGCGATTCGAATGAAAATCATATCACGGAATTAAACGCTATTCGtgaaaaca TCTCAAAACCAACTACGGTTAATAATGCAGCACCAAATAAGAGTGATCATAAAAGGGATGAATGTGTTGAGAACAAAGTGTGTATTCCAACTAATACATTCAAGTTGAATCCGCTTGCAAAAGAGTTCATTATGCCAATGCCGAAAAGCGATTCGAATGAAAATCATATCACGGAATTAAACGCTATTCGtgaaaaca TCTCAAAACCAATTACGGTTAATAATGCAGCATCAAATAAGAGTGATCATAAAAGGAATGAATGTGTTGAGAACAAACTTTGTATTccaaaaaatacattcaagtTGAATCCGCTTGCAAAAGAGTTCATTATGCCAATGCAGAAATGCAATTCGAATGAAAATCATATCACGGAATTAAACGCTATTCGtgaaaaca TCTCAAAACCAACTACGGTTAATAATGCAGCACCAAATAAGAGTGATCGTAAAAGGGATGAATGTGTTGAGAACAAAGTTTGTATTCCAAACAATACATACAAGTTGAATCTGCTTGAAAAAGAGTTCATTATGCCAATGCCGAAATGCAATTCGAATGAAAATCATATCACGGAATTAAACGCTACTCGtgaaaaca TCTCAAAACCAAGTTCGGTTAATAATGTAGCACTAAACAGGAGCGATCATAAAAGGGATGAATGTGTTGAGAACAAAGTTTGTATTCCAAACAATACATACAAGTTGAATCTGCTTGAAAAAGAGTTCATTATGCCAATGCCGAAATGCGAACCGAATGAAAATCTTGTCATGGAATTAAATTCCTCTTGTGATAACA TCTCAAAACAAGTAAAGGATAATGATGTAGTACAGAACGGCAGTAATCGCCAAAGGGATGAAAGTGTAGAGACCCTGAGCTGTATTCCACCTCACAAGTTCACATTAAATACTATGGCGAAGAAAAGATCGATTTCGATACATAAAAGCGATTCGAATAAAGATCTTGTAATGGACTTAAGCTCTATTTCtaataaag ttccGACACAATTGAAACAGAATGAAGAGAATTTTGGACAACATTCTTTTAATCACATAATGGATGTTCCACCAGAAATAAGTTCTTCACGgcgtaaatcaaaaaattggaTAGTTCGCTTTTTTacctattgtttaaaaaaattatcttttaaaaccCGCCGTTAG
- the LOC114120460 gene encoding uncharacterized protein LOC114120460 isoform X10, which translates to MAEKKGDELKNTEKEQHKLFPTKLAQDGSLIVNLLQSRTIDREPRVVVEKPKADNAELEKNENIFKNNNNIQYKFKLNPLAKEFSMTMPKSDSNENLVMELNSTRDNISKPITVNNAASNKSDHKRNECVENKLCIPKNTFKLNPLAKEFIMPMPKSDSNENHITELNNTRENISKPTTVNNAAPNKSDHKRDECVENKVCIPTNTFKLNPLAKEFIMPMPKSDSNENHITELNAIRENISKPITVNNAASNKSDHKRNECVENKLCIPKNTFKLNPLAKEFIMPMPKSDSNENHITELNNTRENISKPTTVNNAAPNKSDHKRDECVENKVCIPTNTFKLNPLAKEFIMPMPKSDSNENHITELNAIRENISKPSSVNNVALNRSDHKRDECVENKVCIPNNTYKLNLLEKEFIMPMPKCEPNENLVMELNSSCDNISKQVKDNDVVQNGSNRQRDESVETLSCIPPHKFTLNTMAKKRSISIHKSDSNKDLVMDLSSISNKVPTQLKQNEENFGQHSFNHIMDVPPEISSSRRKSKNWIVRFFTYCLKKLSFKTRR; encoded by the exons ATGGCAGAAAAAAAGGGAgatgaattgaaaaatacgGAGAAAGAACAACATAAGCTTTTTCCGACAAAGCTGGCACAAGACGGAAGCTTAATTGTTAACTTATTGcag tcAAGAACTATTGATAGAGAGCCAAGAGTGGTAGTTGAAAAACCAAAAGCTGATAACGCGGAATTAGAAAAGAACgaaaacatatttaagaacaataataatattcaatacaaatttaaattgaatccGCTTGCAAAGGAGTTCTCAATGACAATGCCGAAAAGCGATTCGAATGAAAATCTTGTGATGGAATTAAATTCAACTCGtgataaca TCTCAAAACCAATTACGGTTAATAATGCAGCATCAAATAAGAGTGATCATAAAAGGAATGAATGTGTTGAGAACAAACTTTGTATTccaaaaaatacattcaagtTGAATCCGCTTGCAAAAGAGTTCATTATGCCAATGCCGAAAAGCGATTCGAATGAAAATCATATCACGGAATTAAACAATACTCGCGAAAaca TCTCAAAACCAACTACGGTTAATAATGCAGCACCAAATAAGAGTGATCATAAAAGGGATGAATGTGTTGAGAACAAAGTGTGTATTCCAACTAATACATTCAAGTTGAATCCGCTTGCAAAAGAGTTCATTATGCCAATGCCGAAAAGCGATTCGAATGAAAATCATATCACGGAATTAAACGCTATTCGtgaaaaca TCTCAAAACCAATTACGGTTAATAATGCAGCATCAAATAAGAGTGATCATAAAAGGAATGAATGTGTTGAGAACAAACTTTGTATTccaaaaaatacattcaagtTGAATCCGCTTGCAAAAGAGTTCATTATGCCAATGCCGAAAAGCGATTCGAATGAAAATCATATCACGGAATTAAACAATACTCGCGAAAaca TCTCAAAACCAACTACGGTTAATAATGCAGCACCAAATAAGAGTGATCATAAAAGGGATGAATGTGTTGAGAACAAAGTGTGTATTCCAACTAATACATTCAAGTTGAATCCGCTTGCAAAAGAGTTCATTATGCCAATGCCGAAAAGCGATTCGAATGAAAATCATATCACGGAATTAAACGCTATTCGtgaaaaca TCTCAAAACCAAGTTCGGTTAATAATGTAGCACTAAACAGGAGCGATCATAAAAGGGATGAATGTGTTGAGAACAAAGTTTGTATTCCAAACAATACATACAAGTTGAATCTGCTTGAAAAAGAGTTCATTATGCCAATGCCGAAATGCGAACCGAATGAAAATCTTGTCATGGAATTAAATTCCTCTTGTGATAACA TCTCAAAACAAGTAAAGGATAATGATGTAGTACAGAACGGCAGTAATCGCCAAAGGGATGAAAGTGTAGAGACCCTGAGCTGTATTCCACCTCACAAGTTCACATTAAATACTATGGCGAAGAAAAGATCGATTTCGATACATAAAAGCGATTCGAATAAAGATCTTGTAATGGACTTAAGCTCTATTTCtaataaag ttccGACACAATTGAAACAGAATGAAGAGAATTTTGGACAACATTCTTTTAATCACATAATGGATGTTCCACCAGAAATAAGTTCTTCACGgcgtaaatcaaaaaattggaTAGTTCGCTTTTTTacctattgtttaaaaaaattatcttttaaaaccCGCCGTTAG
- the LOC114120460 gene encoding putative histone-lysine N-methyltransferase 1 isoform X4 — MAEKKGDELKNTEKEQHKLFPTKLAQDGSLIVNLLQSRTIDREPRVVVEKPKADNAELEKNENIFKNNNNIQYKFKLNPLAKEFSMTMPKSDSNENLVMELNSTRDNISKPITVNNAASNKSDHKRNECVENKLCIPKNTFKLNPLAKEFIMPMPKSDSNENHITELNNTRENISKPITVNNAASNKSDHKRNECVENKLCIPKNTFKLNPLAKEFIMPMPKSDSNENHITELNNTRENISKPTTVNNAAPNKSDHKRDECVENKVCIPTNTFKLNPLAKEFIMPMPKSDSNENHITELNAIRENISKPITVNNAASNKSDHKRNECVENKLCIPKNTFKLNPLAKEFIMPMQKCNSNENHITELNAIRENISKPTTVNNAAPNKSDRKRDECVENKVCIPNNTYKLNLLEKEFIMPMPKCNSNENHITELNATRENISKPSSVNNVALNRSDHKRDECVENKVCIPNNTYKLNLLEKEFIMPMPKCEPNENLVMELNSSCDNISKQVKDNDVVQNGSNRQRDESVETLSCIPPHKFTLNTMAKKRSISIHKSDSNKDLVMDLSSISNKVPTQLKQNEENFGQHSFNHIMDVPPEISSSRRKSKNWIVRFFTYCLKKLSFKTRR; from the exons ATGGCAGAAAAAAAGGGAgatgaattgaaaaatacgGAGAAAGAACAACATAAGCTTTTTCCGACAAAGCTGGCACAAGACGGAAGCTTAATTGTTAACTTATTGcag tcAAGAACTATTGATAGAGAGCCAAGAGTGGTAGTTGAAAAACCAAAAGCTGATAACGCGGAATTAGAAAAGAACgaaaacatatttaagaacaataataatattcaatacaaatttaaattgaatccGCTTGCAAAGGAGTTCTCAATGACAATGCCGAAAAGCGATTCGAATGAAAATCTTGTGATGGAATTAAATTCAACTCGtgataaca TCTCAAAACCAATTACGGTTAATAATGCAGCATCAAATAAGAGTGATCATAAAAGGAATGAATGTGTTGAGAACAAACTTTGTATTccaaaaaatacattcaagtTGAATCCGCTTGCAAAAGAGTTCATTATGCCAATGCCGAAAAGCGATTCGAATGAAAATCATATCACGGAATTAAACAATACTCGCGAAAaca TCTCAAAACCAATTACGGTTAATAATGCAGCATCAAATAAGAGTGATCATAAAAGGAATGAATGTGTTGAGAACAAACTTTGTATTccaaaaaatacattcaagtTGAATCCGCTTGCAAAAGAGTTCATTATGCCAATGCCGAAAAGCGATTCGAATGAAAATCATATCACGGAATTAAACAATACTCGCGAAAaca TCTCAAAACCAACTACGGTTAATAATGCAGCACCAAATAAGAGTGATCATAAAAGGGATGAATGTGTTGAGAACAAAGTGTGTATTCCAACTAATACATTCAAGTTGAATCCGCTTGCAAAAGAGTTCATTATGCCAATGCCGAAAAGCGATTCGAATGAAAATCATATCACGGAATTAAACGCTATTCGtgaaaaca TCTCAAAACCAATTACGGTTAATAATGCAGCATCAAATAAGAGTGATCATAAAAGGAATGAATGTGTTGAGAACAAACTTTGTATTccaaaaaatacattcaagtTGAATCCGCTTGCAAAAGAGTTCATTATGCCAATGCAGAAATGCAATTCGAATGAAAATCATATCACGGAATTAAACGCTATTCGtgaaaaca TCTCAAAACCAACTACGGTTAATAATGCAGCACCAAATAAGAGTGATCGTAAAAGGGATGAATGTGTTGAGAACAAAGTTTGTATTCCAAACAATACATACAAGTTGAATCTGCTTGAAAAAGAGTTCATTATGCCAATGCCGAAATGCAATTCGAATGAAAATCATATCACGGAATTAAACGCTACTCGtgaaaaca TCTCAAAACCAAGTTCGGTTAATAATGTAGCACTAAACAGGAGCGATCATAAAAGGGATGAATGTGTTGAGAACAAAGTTTGTATTCCAAACAATACATACAAGTTGAATCTGCTTGAAAAAGAGTTCATTATGCCAATGCCGAAATGCGAACCGAATGAAAATCTTGTCATGGAATTAAATTCCTCTTGTGATAACA TCTCAAAACAAGTAAAGGATAATGATGTAGTACAGAACGGCAGTAATCGCCAAAGGGATGAAAGTGTAGAGACCCTGAGCTGTATTCCACCTCACAAGTTCACATTAAATACTATGGCGAAGAAAAGATCGATTTCGATACATAAAAGCGATTCGAATAAAGATCTTGTAATGGACTTAAGCTCTATTTCtaataaag ttccGACACAATTGAAACAGAATGAAGAGAATTTTGGACAACATTCTTTTAATCACATAATGGATGTTCCACCAGAAATAAGTTCTTCACGgcgtaaatcaaaaaattggaTAGTTCGCTTTTTTacctattgtttaaaaaaattatcttttaaaaccCGCCGTTAG